Proteins encoded by one window of Sphaerodactylus townsendi isolate TG3544 linkage group LG02, MPM_Stown_v2.3, whole genome shotgun sequence:
- the TTC30B gene encoding tetratricopeptide repeat protein 30B, translating to MAAAAAITDGEFTATIYGLIRAGRFGEAVGILSSELQKSSPSRAGLSLLGYCYYQLQDFVAAAECYEQLVALHPELHEYRLYQAQALGKAGLYSEALRVAVPLLDVPAFQSRALRLQAAAHYAQGDLSSAKALVELQQSGTAGGNAVPGEDLSEVPDAEVNMGCLLYREGQHEEACGKFASAMQVLGYCPELSYNMALCYYAAKQYSPALKHLAEIIDRGMQQHPELSVGTNTEGLDVRSVGNTLLLHRTALVEAFNLKAAIEYQLGNMQAAQEALTDMPPRAEEELDPVTLHNQALMNMDKRPTEGFEKLQFLLQQNPCPPETFGNLLLLYCKHQYYDLAADVLAENAHLTYKLLTPYLYNFLDAMITCQTAPEEAFHKLDDLVGALTEQLRKLTKEVQEARKNRDDEALRKALGEYDETLEKYVPVFMAQAKIYWDMENYPMLEKMFHKSVEFCKDHEVWKLNVAHVMFMQENKYKEAISFYEPIVKKHYDNILQVSAIVLANLCVSYIMTSQNEEAEELMRKIEKEEEQLSYHEPDKKIYHLCIVNLVIGTLYCAKGNFDFGISRVIKSLEPYNKKLGTDTWYYAKRCFLSLLENMCKHVIMVRDTVIQECIQFLEHCEIYGRNIPAVIEHPLEEEKMHSGKNTVTYEARQLRALMYEVIGWNK from the coding sequence ATGGCGGCGGCGGCCGCCATCACCGACGGGGAGTTCACGGCGACCATTTACGGCTTGATCCGGGCCGGGCGCTTCGGGGAGGCCGTGGGCATCTTAAGCAGCGAGCTGCAGAAAAGCTCCCCTTCCCGGGCCGGACTGTCCTTGCTGGGCTACTGCTACTACCAGCTGCAGGACTTCGTGGCGGCGGCCGAGTGCTACGAGCAGCTGGTGGCGTTGCACCCCGAGCTCCACGAGTACCGGCTGTACCAGGCACAGGCGCTTGGCAAGGCCGGCCTCTACTCCGAAGCCCTGCGGGTCGCTGTCCCTCTGCTCGACGTCCCCGCTTTCCAGAGTCGGGCCCTGCGCCTCCAAGCGGCAGCCCACTATGCCCAGGGCGACCTGTCCAGCGCTAAGGCCCTGGTGGAGCTCCAGCAGTCGGGCACGGCAGGAGGAAATGCCGTGCCCGGCGAAGACCTCTCGGAGGTGCCGGATGCGGAGGTGAACATGGGCTGCCTGCTGTACCGAGAGGGGCAGCACGAGGAGGCGTGCGGCAAGTTTGCCTCCGCCATGCAGGTGCTGGGCTACTGCCCCGAACTGTCGTATAACATGGCGCTCTGCTACTACGCCGCCAAGCAGTACTCCCCAGCCTTGAAGCACCTCGCGGAGATCATTGACCGTGGCATGCAGCAGCACCCGGAGCTGAGCGTAGGCACCAACACGGAAGGCCTGGATGTCCGCAGCGTGGGTAACACGCTACTCCTGCATCGCACTGCTCTGGTGGAGGCGTTCAACCTCAAGGCGGCCATCGAGTACCAGCTGGGCAACATGCAGGCGGCTCAGGAGGCCCTCACGGACATGCCACCCAGGGCTGAGGAAGAGCTGGACCCGGTGACCTTGCATAACCAGGCACTGATGAACATGGACAAGCGGCCCACGGAAGGTTTTGAGAAGCTGCAGTTCCTTCTGCAGCAGAACCCCTGCCCACCGGAGACATTTGGGAACCTTCTGCTCCTCTACTGCAAGCACCAGTACTATGACCTGGCCGCAGATGTGCTGGCAGAGAACGCGCATTTGACTTATAAACTGCTCACGCCTTACCTGTACAATTTCTTGGATGCCATGATCACCTGCCAGACTGCCCCCGAGGAGGCTTTTCACAAGCTTGATGACCTGGTGGGAGCTCTCACTGAGCAACTGAGGAAGCTTACCAAGGAGGTCCAGGAGGCAAGAAAGAACAGAGACGATGAGGCTTTAAGGAAGGCACTTGGCGAGTATGATGAGACGCTGGAAAAATACGTCCCTGTCTTCATGGCCCAGGCTAAGATTTATTGGGATATGGAGAATTATCCCATGCTGGAAAAAATGTTCCACAAGTCGGTGGAGTTCTGCAAGGATCACGAAGTGTGGAAGCTTAACGTGGCTCATGTGATGTTCATGCAAGAGAACAAATATAAAGAGGCGATCAGTTTCTACGAGCCGATTGTCAAGAAACACTACGATAACATTCTGCAGGTCAGCGCCATCGTTCTGGCCAACCTATGCGTTTCCTACATCATGACTAGCCAGAACGAAGAGGCCGAGGAACTGATGAGGAAGATCGAGAAGGAAGAAGAGCAGCTGTCTTACCACGAGCCTGATAAGAAGATCTATCACCTTTGCATTGTCAACCTAGTCATCGGGACGCTCTATTGTGCCAAAGGGAACTTCGACTTTGGCATCTCAAGGGTGATTAAGAGCTTGGAGCCTTACAACAAAAAGCTGGGCACAGACACCTGGTATTACGCTAAAAGATGTTTCCTGTCGCTGCTGGAAAATATGTGCAAGCATGTGATCATGGTGCGTGATACCGTCATTCAAGAATGTATCCAGTTTCTTGAGCACTGTGAAATATATGGGAGAAATATCCCAGCTGTGATTGAACACCCCCTTGAAGAAGAAAAGATGCATAGTGGGAAAAACACTGTCACTTACGAAGCTAGGCAGCTGAGGGCGCTGATGTATGAAGTTATTGGGTGGAATAAGTAA